One segment of Hippopotamus amphibius kiboko isolate mHipAmp2 chromosome 2, mHipAmp2.hap2, whole genome shotgun sequence DNA contains the following:
- the LOC130844675 gene encoding olfactory receptor 4F3/4F16/4F29-like: MDGGNRSLVSEFLLLGLASSWEIQILLFLFFTTFYIASILGNLLIVLTVLSDHHLHSPMYFLLANLSFIDTGVSSIATPKMIFDLFRTHKVISLKGCITQMFFIHTVGGTEMVLLIVMAYDRYVAICKPLHYLTIMSLRTCISLLAVAWTIGLIHSVAQLAFVVNLPFCGPNKMDSFYCDFPRFIKLACTDTYRLEFLVTANSGFISMGTFFILIVSYIFILVTVRKHSPGGSSKALSTLSAHITVVVFFFGPCIIVYVWPFPTLPIDKFLAIFDALITPFMNPIIYTFRNKEMKVAMQRLAENTLLNNQWI; encoded by the exons ATGGATGGAGGAAATCGCTCTCTGGTGTCTGAATTTTTGCTGCTGGGACTCGCCAGTTCTTGGGAGATtcagattcttctttttctatttttcacaaCATTTTATATAGCAAGTATCCTGGGAAACCTTCTCATTGTGCTCACAGTTCTCTCAGACCATCATTTACATTCCCCCATGTACTTTTTGTTGGCAAATCTCTCCTTCATTGACACAGGTGTTTCCAGCATTGCAACCCCCAAGATGATTTTTGACCTTTTCAGAACACATAAAGTCATCTCCTTGAAAGGGTGCATTACTCAGATGTTCTTTATTCACACTGTTGGGGGTACAGAGATGGTGCTGCTCATagtcatggcctatgaccgatACGTTGCTATCTGTAAGCCCCTCCACTACCTGACCATCATGAGCCTAAGAACATGCATTTCTCTTTTGGCCGTTGCTTGGACCATTGGACTCATCCACTCTGTGGCCCAGCTGGCTTTTGTTGTAAACTTACCCTTTTGTGGTCCCAACAAAATGGACAGCTTTTATTGTGATTTTCCTCGGTTCATCAAACTTGCATGTACAGACACGTACAGACTGGAGTTTCTGGTCACTGCCAACAGTGGCTTCATCTCCATGGGCACCTTCTTTATCCTGATTGTGTCTTACATCTTCATCCTGGTCACGGTTCGCAAACACTCTCCAGGTGGTTCATCCAAGGCCCTCTCCACCCTCTCAGCTCACATCACAGTGGTGGTCTTTTTCTTTGGCCCTTGCATTATTGTCTATGTGTGGCCATTCCCTACCTTACCCATAGATAAATTTTTAGCTATCTTTGATGCCCTTATTACTCCTTTTATGAATCCTATTATCTATACATTTAGAAACAAGGAGATGAAGGTGGCAATGCAAAGACTg gctgaaaaTACgctcctaaacaaccaatggatc